In Streptomyces sclerotialus, one genomic interval encodes:
- a CDS encoding UbiX family flavin prenyltransferase — MEPPHNVTSQHAGPDRRRPWVVGISGASGTPYAASVLRGLLAAGEAVDLVVSRASRLTLLDETGISFRDAHWRADLREWLARGADGKPDTFPVTEADLADVRHWPAGDLAAGPSSGSYPAKGMLIVPASTACVAGVALGLSKDLLQRTASVTLKERRKLVVAVRETPLNGQTLKHLVALDEAGAVVLPASPAFYAGATHIQDLVDFVAGRALDAAGVPHGLYRRWEGELGGAARGNGDGGGAARGEDGGNAGRPSRNR, encoded by the coding sequence GTGGAGCCGCCGCACAACGTCACCAGTCAGCACGCCGGCCCGGACCGCCGCAGGCCGTGGGTCGTCGGGATCTCCGGCGCGTCCGGGACCCCGTACGCCGCGTCCGTGCTGCGCGGGCTGCTGGCCGCGGGCGAGGCCGTGGACCTGGTGGTGAGCCGGGCCTCGCGGCTGACCCTGCTGGACGAGACCGGCATCTCCTTCCGGGACGCGCACTGGCGCGCCGACCTGCGCGAGTGGCTGGCGCGCGGGGCCGACGGCAAACCGGACACCTTTCCGGTCACCGAGGCGGACCTGGCGGACGTGCGGCACTGGCCGGCCGGTGACCTGGCGGCGGGCCCGTCGTCGGGTTCGTACCCGGCCAAGGGCATGCTGATCGTGCCGGCCAGCACGGCGTGCGTGGCCGGGGTGGCGCTGGGGCTGTCGAAGGACCTGCTGCAGCGGACGGCGAGCGTGACGCTGAAGGAACGCAGGAAGCTGGTCGTCGCGGTGCGCGAGACGCCGCTGAACGGGCAGACCCTCAAGCACCTGGTCGCCCTGGACGAGGCGGGCGCCGTGGTGCTGCCGGCCTCGCCCGCGTTCTACGCGGGGGCGACGCACATCCAGGACCTGGTGGACTTCGTGGCGGGCCGGGCGCTGGACGCCGCGGGAGTGCCGCACGGCCTGTACCGGCGCTGGGAGGGCGAGCTCGGCGGCGCGGCGCGCGGGAACGGTGACGGTGGCGGTGCGGCGCGCGGGGAGGACGGCGGCAACGCCGGCCGACCCAGCAGAAATCGGTGA
- a CDS encoding rhomboid family intramembrane serine protease: MGARAKPAALLVLAWVGVLWVLEAVDTAGDHALDTFGIRPRELGELIDVVPATAVHFGFAHLMANTLPLLVLGFLAALRSGIRRLAGVALLIAVVSGLGVWLISPPGSNTAGVSGVIFGLFGYLVVRGFIERKALDIAIGVLVAVLYGSILWGALPAADGISWQAHFFGLVGGVLAAFVFRVRTPGLRSAGHVP, translated from the coding sequence ATGGGAGCACGCGCCAAGCCCGCCGCGCTGCTGGTGCTGGCCTGGGTCGGAGTGCTGTGGGTCCTGGAGGCGGTGGACACCGCCGGTGACCACGCCCTGGACACCTTCGGCATCCGCCCGCGCGAGCTGGGCGAGCTGATCGACGTGGTCCCCGCGACCGCCGTCCACTTCGGCTTCGCCCATCTGATGGCCAACACCCTCCCGCTGCTCGTGCTCGGCTTCCTGGCCGCTCTCCGCTCCGGCATCCGCAGACTGGCCGGCGTGGCGCTGCTCATCGCCGTCGTCAGCGGCCTGGGCGTCTGGCTGATATCGCCGCCGGGGAGCAATACCGCGGGCGTCTCCGGCGTGATCTTCGGGCTCTTCGGCTACCTCGTCGTGCGCGGATTCATCGAGCGCAAGGCCCTGGACATCGCCATCGGTGTGCTCGTCGCGGTCCTGTACGGCTCGATCCTGTGGGGCGCGCTCCCGGCCGCGGACGGCATCAGCTGGCAGGCGCACTTCTTCGGGCTCGTCGGCGGAGTGCTGGCCGCCTTCGTCTTCCGGGTGCGGACTCCAGGCCTCCGGTCCGCGGGCCACGTCCCGTAG
- a CDS encoding DUF4870 domain-containing protein, which yields MVEFDKSASEPPQDGQQQPGQQQPPQGGAPGAAPGYGQQPYGAAPGGQPYGAYVPGAGQPHQPYGAPGAPGAPGWGGQPGYGYAQPRPSSNAAMWAHLGALLTVFVGTGMCCIGMVCGWIAPLCIRNNGQNGQDPYTRHHATQGMNYGITQAVMAVLTGILYFVVVVGGAVSADSGTGDPGAGFFIPLIIYLVVFGAYWITTLVFGIIGTVKANSGEMWSYPKFVAWRFVKN from the coding sequence ATGGTCGAATTCGACAAGTCAGCATCCGAACCGCCGCAGGACGGTCAGCAGCAACCGGGCCAGCAGCAGCCGCCGCAGGGCGGCGCGCCGGGGGCCGCTCCCGGGTACGGCCAGCAGCCGTACGGCGCCGCGCCCGGCGGCCAGCCGTACGGCGCGTACGTCCCCGGCGCGGGGCAGCCGCACCAGCCGTACGGCGCCCCCGGCGCTCCCGGCGCCCCCGGCTGGGGCGGCCAGCCCGGGTACGGCTACGCGCAGCCCCGCCCCTCGTCCAACGCCGCGATGTGGGCGCACCTCGGCGCGCTGCTCACGGTCTTCGTCGGCACGGGCATGTGCTGCATCGGCATGGTCTGCGGCTGGATCGCCCCGCTCTGCATCCGGAACAACGGGCAGAACGGCCAGGACCCGTACACCCGCCACCACGCCACCCAGGGGATGAACTACGGCATCACCCAGGCGGTCATGGCGGTGCTCACCGGCATCCTCTACTTCGTCGTGGTGGTCGGCGGCGCCGTGTCCGCCGACTCCGGGACGGGCGACCCGGGGGCCGGGTTCTTCATCCCCCTGATCATCTACCTCGTGGTCTTCGGCGCGTACTGGATCACCACGCTGGTCTTCGGCATCATCGGCACGGTGAAGGCCAACAGCGGCGAGATGTGGTCCTACCCGAAGTTCGTGGCCTGGCGCTTCGTCAAGAACTGA
- the mqnP gene encoding menaquinone biosynthesis prenyltransferase MqnP produces MSSASAAIPQPGRTKAFLRLVMIEHSVFALPFAYIAALTAMFQVDGSVHWWELLLVTVAMVGLRTFAMAANRIIDREIDARNPRTAHRELVTGAMSVKHAWTGALVAVVVFLAAAALLNPLCLALAPVAVIPMVVYPYGKRFTNFPQAILGLAQAMGPVGGWLAITGEWSWEAVILGFAVGIWIGGFDLIYACQDVETDREVGVKSVPARFGIPAAIWGARVCHTVTTALFVWFALATGAGVFFWLGLVIVAGAFLYEHTIVRPNDLSRLNRAFFSVNGFIGIALFVCALLDLLVRGLTP; encoded by the coding sequence GTGAGCAGCGCCTCCGCAGCCATTCCGCAACCAGGCCGTACCAAGGCCTTCCTGCGCCTTGTCATGATCGAGCACTCGGTGTTCGCGCTGCCCTTCGCGTACATCGCGGCGCTGACCGCGATGTTCCAGGTGGACGGGTCCGTCCACTGGTGGGAGCTGCTGCTCGTCACCGTCGCGATGGTGGGCCTGCGCACCTTCGCCATGGCCGCGAACCGGATCATCGACCGCGAGATCGACGCCCGCAACCCGCGCACCGCCCACCGCGAGCTGGTCACCGGCGCGATGTCGGTGAAGCACGCCTGGACGGGCGCGCTGGTCGCCGTCGTCGTCTTCCTCGCCGCTGCCGCGCTGCTCAACCCGCTGTGCCTGGCCCTGGCCCCCGTCGCGGTGATCCCGATGGTGGTCTATCCGTACGGCAAGCGGTTCACGAACTTCCCGCAGGCCATCCTCGGCCTCGCCCAGGCCATGGGCCCGGTCGGCGGCTGGCTGGCGATCACCGGCGAGTGGTCCTGGGAGGCGGTGATCCTCGGTTTCGCGGTGGGCATCTGGATCGGTGGCTTCGACCTGATCTACGCCTGCCAGGACGTCGAGACCGACCGCGAGGTCGGCGTGAAGTCCGTACCGGCCCGCTTCGGCATCCCCGCCGCCATCTGGGGCGCCCGCGTCTGCCACACGGTCACCACGGCGCTGTTCGTCTGGTTCGCGCTGGCCACCGGTGCCGGGGTGTTCTTCTGGCTCGGCCTGGTGATCGTCGCGGGCGCTTTCCTGTACGAACACACGATCGTCCGCCCGAACGACCTGTCCCGCCTGAACCGCGCCTTCTTCAGCGTCAACGGCTTCATCGGCATAGCGCTGTTCGTCTGCGCGCTGCTGGACCTGCTCGTGCGCGGGCTGACGCCGTGA
- a CDS encoding menaquinone biosynthesis decarboxylase, whose protein sequence is MAYDDLRSFLRALDREGDLKRIKAEVDPHLEVGEIVDRVQKAGGPALLFENVKGSAMPLAMNVYGTDRRLLKALGLKSYDEISSTIGGLLKPELPQGFVGIREAFGKLANMTHVPPRKVKADDAPVQEVVLQGDEVDLDRLPALFTWPEDGGSFFNLGLTHTKHPETGVRNLGLYRLQRHDKRTIGMHWQIHKDSRNHYQVAAKRGEKLPVAIAFGCPPAVTYASTAPLPGDIDEYLFAGFVQGKRIEMVDCKTVPLQVPANAEVVLEGWLEPGEMRPEGPFGDHTGFYTPQEDFPALTIDCVTMRKRPLLQSIVVGRPPTEDGPLGRATERFFLPLLKIIIPDIVDYHLPESGGFHNCAIVSIDKKYPKHAQKVMHAIWGAHMMSLTKLIVVVDADCDVHDYHEVAWRALGNTDYARDLTVVEGPVDHLDHASYQQFWGGKAGIDATAKWPEEGYTRDGGWPEMVDSDPATAEKVTRRWKEYGL, encoded by the coding sequence ATGGCTTATGACGATCTTCGCTCGTTCCTGCGCGCGCTCGACCGCGAAGGCGACCTCAAGCGCATCAAGGCCGAGGTCGACCCGCACCTGGAAGTCGGGGAGATCGTCGACCGGGTGCAGAAGGCCGGCGGTCCGGCGCTCCTCTTCGAGAACGTCAAGGGCTCGGCGATGCCGCTGGCCATGAACGTCTACGGCACCGACCGCCGCCTGCTGAAGGCGCTCGGCCTGAAGTCGTACGACGAGATCAGCAGCACGATCGGCGGCCTGCTCAAGCCCGAGCTGCCGCAGGGCTTCGTCGGCATCCGCGAGGCGTTCGGCAAGCTCGCGAACATGACGCACGTCCCGCCGCGCAAGGTGAAGGCCGACGACGCGCCCGTGCAGGAAGTGGTCCTCCAGGGCGACGAGGTGGACCTGGACCGGCTGCCGGCCCTGTTCACCTGGCCCGAGGACGGCGGCTCGTTCTTCAATCTGGGCCTGACCCACACCAAGCACCCCGAGACGGGCGTGCGCAACCTCGGTCTGTACCGCCTCCAGCGGCACGACAAGCGCACCATCGGCATGCACTGGCAGATCCACAAGGACAGCCGGAACCACTACCAGGTCGCCGCCAAGCGCGGTGAGAAGCTGCCGGTCGCCATCGCCTTCGGCTGCCCGCCGGCCGTGACGTACGCCTCGACCGCGCCGCTGCCCGGTGACATCGACGAGTACCTCTTCGCGGGCTTCGTGCAGGGCAAGCGGATCGAGATGGTCGACTGCAAGACCGTGCCGCTCCAGGTCCCGGCCAACGCCGAGGTGGTCCTGGAGGGCTGGCTGGAGCCGGGCGAGATGCGGCCCGAGGGGCCCTTCGGGGACCACACCGGCTTCTACACGCCGCAGGAGGACTTCCCGGCACTGACCATCGACTGCGTCACGATGCGCAAGCGTCCGCTGCTCCAGTCGATCGTGGTCGGCCGGCCGCCGACGGAGGACGGGCCGCTGGGCCGGGCCACGGAGCGGTTCTTCCTCCCGCTGCTCAAGATCATCATCCCGGACATCGTGGACTACCACCTGCCGGAGTCCGGGGGCTTCCACAACTGCGCGATCGTCTCGATCGACAAGAAGTACCCCAAGCACGCGCAGAAGGTCATGCACGCCATCTGGGGCGCGCACATGATGTCCCTGACCAAGCTGATCGTGGTGGTCGACGCCGACTGCGACGTGCACGACTACCACGAGGTGGCCTGGCGGGCGCTGGGCAACACCGACTACGCCCGCGACCTGACCGTCGTCGAGGGCCCGGTCGACCATCTGGACCACGCCTCGTACCAGCAGTTCTGGGGCGGCAAGGCCGGGATCGACGCCACCGCGAAGTGGCCCGAGGAGGGGTACACCCGCGACGGCGGCTGGCCGGAGATGGTCGATTCCGACCCGGCCACCGCCGAGAAGGTCACCCGCCGATGGAAGGAGTACGGCCTGTGA
- a CDS encoding PLD nuclease N-terminal domain-containing protein — MLRVLMILVPLALSIYAFIDCVTTDEKHVRHMPKPLWAILVLLFPLVGSVSWLIAGKDRAAQAAEGGGPRRARGGRGGWVAPDDNPEFLQSLAAQEREQRRDEDEALLKDWEANLKRREEELRRRETGESEERREPGERRETGERDE; from the coding sequence ATGCTGCGGGTGCTGATGATCCTGGTGCCGCTGGCACTGAGCATCTACGCGTTCATCGACTGCGTCACCACCGATGAGAAGCATGTGCGCCACATGCCGAAGCCGCTGTGGGCGATCCTCGTGCTGCTCTTCCCCCTCGTCGGGTCGGTGTCCTGGCTGATCGCCGGGAAGGACCGCGCCGCACAGGCCGCCGAGGGCGGCGGGCCCCGGCGCGCCCGTGGCGGCCGGGGCGGCTGGGTCGCGCCGGACGACAACCCCGAGTTCCTCCAGTCGCTGGCCGCGCAGGAGCGGGAGCAGCGCCGGGACGAGGACGAGGCGCTGCTCAAGGACTGGGAGGCGAACCTGAAGCGCCGCGAGGAGGAGCTGCGCCGCCGCGAGACCGGCGAGTCCGAGGAGCGCAGAGAGCCCGGCGAGCGCCGGGAGACCGGGGAGCGCGACGAGTGA
- a CDS encoding nucleoside deaminase gives MLATAVAEARAGLASGGIPIGAALYGADGTLLGRGHNRRVQDGDPSVHAETAAFRAAGRPSSWSAQRSPSGAAVGDGRAYKGTTMVTTLSPCWYCSGLVRQFGISRVVIGEAETFHGGHDWLAEHGVEVVVLDDPECVAMMRGFIAERPELWHEDIGAD, from the coding sequence ATGCTGGCCACCGCGGTGGCCGAGGCCCGGGCCGGCCTGGCCTCCGGCGGCATCCCGATCGGCGCCGCGCTGTACGGCGCGGACGGCACGCTGCTGGGGCGGGGCCACAACCGCCGGGTGCAGGACGGCGACCCGTCGGTGCACGCGGAGACCGCCGCGTTCAGGGCCGCCGGGCGGCCGAGTAGCTGGAGCGCGCAGCGCTCTCCATCGGGGGCGGCGGTGGGAGACGGGCGGGCCTACAAGGGCACGACCATGGTCACCACGCTCTCGCCCTGCTGGTACTGCAGCGGGCTGGTGCGCCAGTTCGGGATCTCCCGGGTGGTGATCGGCGAGGCGGAGACGTTCCACGGCGGCCACGACTGGCTGGCCGAACACGGCGTGGAGGTCGTGGTGCTGGACGACCCGGAGTGCGTGGCGATGATGCGCGGCTTCATCGCCGAGCGGCCGGAGCTGTGGCACGAGGACATCGGCGCGGACTGA